The region CTTCTCATCATCGTTCACGATCTGGCGCAGGGTGTGCAGCATGTTACCCCCTTTGTAGTACATGTCGCCGGAACCACCTTTGTTTACTCCATACACGCCAATAATCGGGCGATCATTCTTGATGTTCATGCGGGTGCCGATCACATAGGCGCTGCTGGCTTCTTTGCCATAGTGGTAGTCCAAAAACAGATTCTCCGAGTAATTGGTAAAGCTCTCGTGGATCCACATATCAGCCACATCCTTGTTGGTGATGTTGTTGGCAAACCACTCGTGCCCCGATTCATGGATGATAATGAAATCAAACTTTAGTCCCCAGCCAGTACCGCTCAGGTCGCGGCCACGGTAACCGTTCTGATACCCGTTGCCATACGTTACGGCACTTTGGTGTTCCATGCCCAGATAAGGCACTTCCACCAGTTTGTAGCCGTCTTCATAGAACGGGTACGGGCCAAACCAGTGCTCCAAAGCCTGCAGCGTGCGTGGGGCATCTTTAAACTGTACTTTGGCTTTGTCCAGGTTCTCCTTCAGCACATAGTAGTCGCAATCGAGCACGCCTTTCTCTCCCTGGTATTTTTCAGAAAAATGGGCGTAATCGCCGATGCTGATGTTCACGCCATAGTTGTTGATCGGGTTGGACACAAACCAATGGAAGGTCTTGGTACGGTCGTTATGCTGCTCCACTTTGCGGAGACGGCCATTCGATACATCCATCAGATGGTCCGGTACACGAACGCTGATGAGCATACTGTCGGGCTCGTCGTACATGTGATCTTTGCAGGGCCACCACATGCTGGCACCGTCGCCCTGATTCGAGTTCGCTATAAACGGATTGCCATTTTTATCTTTCTTCCAGGTGATGCCCCCACTCCAGGGCGGGTTGGTGCTGACGGTAGGCTTGCCGCCAAAGTATACTTCTACTTTATCCACGGCACCCGTTTGCTGATTTTTTGCCAGCTGTACGAAGTAGGCATTGCCTTCGCGCTTAAATTGAAGTGGCTTCCCATCCTGCATTACTTTTTCGATGGCCATCGGCGCCTGCATGTCTACCTGCATGACCTGCTTCGGCTCCAGCACTTTATATTGGATCGTGTTCATGCCTTGGATGGTGCTGTCTGCCGGATTTACCTGTACGCTCAGATGATAGTACGTCAGGTCCCACCAGGCACGCTCGGGCGTGATAGAGCCACGCAGCGTATCCTGCCGGGTAAACTCAGACTTTTGAGCAAAGGCGCTGAAGCTGCAGAGCAGGATCAGGCAAAGTATAGAAACGCGGGTGATGTTGTTTTTCATGCGTCAGAGGTTTTAGCCTATTTGTTCGGGTGTTACCTTCGAAAGTATAAATATCAGGCACAGCCGGTAGCATTCTCTTTTACCAGCTGTGCCTTTTAAGGTATAACTACCTACCCCCCGGCGGGCAGTACTGCTTCAGGTAATTCGTAAACAAAGTCGAAAGGTGCCCGTTGGTGCCTTCGCCTTCCGAGATGCTGTGCGATCGGTTCGGGTAAGGCATAAACTGGAACTGCTTGTTATACTTGATCAGCTCATTTATTAACTGCTCGGCATTGTTATAGTGCACGTTGTCGTCGCCGGTGCCATGGATGTAAAGCAGGTTGCCCTGCAGGTTTTTGGCATGGGTGATGGGTGAGCCTTGTACAAAATCTTCGCGGTTCTCCTGCGGCAGGCCCATGTAGCGCTCCTGGTAAATGTTATCGTAGGTGAGTTGGTTAGCTACAGCTGCTACCGAAATCCCTGTTTTATAGATGTCCGGGTGCTGGAAGAGCAGGTTAAGCGTAGCAGAACCGCCGCCACTCCAGCCCCAGACTGCCACCCTTTCAGCATCTACATATGGTAATTTGAGCAGCTCTTTGGCAGCAGCAGCCTGATCGGAGATGTTGAGCTGTCCAACTTTCCGGTAGATGCTCTTGCGCCAGTCTCTTCCTTTTGGTGCGGGCGTACCCCGGTTATCCACCGATACATAGAGGTAACCATCCTCGGCCATGTTGCCCTTGTACAGATTGTTTTGACCTGCACCATATGTATCGGTTACAGTTTGGCCGGCTGGCTCCGTGTATACATAAAACACGATCGGGTACTTCTTCTTCGGATCAAAATTGGCAGGTTTGGCCATCCAGGCATCCATCTCTACCCCATCCGCAGTTTTAACCTTGATAAATTCCACGCCACTGGCTGCTTTATCTGCTGTAGCCAATGCTTTGGCAACGGCGCTTTCGCCACCTGTAGCCTTGTGGTTTGGCAACGATACCCACTCACTTACTGGTTTTGTGTAGTGGTTCGAAAAGCGGTGCTGTGCATACTTGGCATTAGGCGACAAAGTATACGTATGGGTGCCTGGCTGCGACGCCGGGGTAAGACGCTCTGCCTTGCCTTTGCCATTCAGGCGCGTGCGGTAAAGGTACTGTTGCGTGGCATTGTCCGGTGAGGCCAGAAAGTAGACGTATCCTCCCATTTCGTCGACACCGGCAATCTCCATCACATCGTAGTTGCCTTTGGTGATCAGGTTTTCTTTTTTGCCGTCGCGGCTTACGCGGTAGAGGTGGCGCCAGCCGTCTTTCTCGCTCGCCCACAGAAACTCTTTGCCGCCACTCAACCAGTCCCAACCGCCATAACTATAGGAATTGTCCCAGCTCGGCATAATATCGATCCAGGCCTCGTCCTGCTCTTTGTAAATCGGCTTTGCTTTGCCGTTAGCCGCATCGCACAGGTACAATATACTTTCGTTTTGCTTGCGGTTCAGTTGTTGCACGATCAGTTCATCGGCAGAAGCAGCCCATTCCATGCGGGGCAGGTAGGTGTTGCTTGGGTTTCCGGGAATTTCCATCCAGCGGGTAGCAGCGTTATGGATGTCTACCACGCCAATCTTATAAGGCGATGGTGCCTCCCCGGCTACCGGGTACTCGACCGGAATCACTTTGGCATAGACACCATCCAGCATGTCGAACATGATGTAGTCTTTTACCTGCGTTGCATCCAGCTGCCAGTAGGCAATTCTTTTGCTGTCGGGGCTCCAGCGGAAACCGTCTCGGGCAGAGAATTCTTCTTCGTAGGCCCAGTCGAAGGTACCGTTGATGAGCTTGCGGGTGCCGTCTTTCGTTAACTGCTTTTGCTGCCCACTTTGCAGGTCCTCTACAAAGATATTGTGCTCGCTTACATAGGCCACCTTGCCTCCGTCCGGCGAGAATTTGGCAAACATCAGCGATGACTCCGGCCTTCCGGCTCCCAGCTGCCGCAGCTGTTTTGTCTGCAGGTCATATACCCAGTAATCGCCCCGAGTATCGTAGCGCCATACTTTTTGGGTATTGGTATAGATCAGCACTTTCTCTTCATCAGCAGACAAAGCAAAGCCCCGCACCTTTAAGGGTTCGGTTTTACCGGCTGGTACCAGTGCTGTCTTCTCCAGGAAAACACTGGAAGTCACATCCGGCAACGTATACTTTACCAGCTGCCCCTGCTCTGCCTGCAGATAGGCATTACCGGCTTTCAGCCACTGGCGGTTCTGGTTGCCCTGGGCAAGGGAGGTAGCTGTAAAGATTAAAAGCAGCAACAGCTGCAGTAAAATATTTCGGAGTTTTAATTGGAACATACCTAAGTATCGTTATAGCTAGAAGTGTAATAAGTCGTTCTAAGAATTTAGATTATCTTGAGTCAAAAACTATAGCCCTGCAGCAAACTATAGTGCAGTAGCTCAACTGACCGACGGTCAGGGTTAGAAATTTACACTTTAATTTGAAACTGTGCACACTACAACGGGCCAAAGTATATCCTGCTGGCAGCTTTTCCCTGTAATCTCTCCAAACCATAAAAAGGTAAACTTGCAGGAAGCAATCAATTCAGGCATGCTGCCCTCTGTACTATACTTCCACTCTTCATTATTAAAGTAACTGATTAACTACAGGTTACACTTCACCTTTGACATGTATATCCTCTCTTTTGATAATAATAACCGGTGACTCTGCTACTGCCTGTCAGTAACCAATAGGCCATAAGGTCGTTAGTTTCAGAACCTGACAATTAAAAACTACTTTATCTATGGATACAAGCATGCAGCAAAGCGACGACAACAAGTTCATTCCTATGACGTCCATATCAAGCGGTATTGGTCGCGAGGTACGTCCCGATGTGTACTACTATACTAACCAGATCGTAAACTTCGTGCTAGTAGGCGACCCTTTCAGGGAAGATTGGGTGCTGATAGACGCCGGTATGCCCAAATGTGCTTCCGAAGTGAAGCAGGTATTTGAGGATCGTTTTGGCAAGCACAACAAACCAGCAGCCATCATCCTGACGCACGGGCACTTCGACCACGTGGGCAGCTTGGTTGGCTTACTGGAAGCATGGGGCAACGTGCCGGTATACGCGCACCCACTGGAATTTCCGTTCCTGACCGGGCAACAGGCTTACCCGGAACCAGATACCACGGTAGAAGGAGGCATGCTGGCCAAAATCTCTTCTATTTATCCGCACGAGCCCATCAACATCAGCGGAGCCAACTTACTGCCTTTACCGGAAGATGGCTCAGTTCCGCACATGCCGGGCTGGGGCTGGGTATTTACACCAGGGCATTCACCAGGACATGTTGCTTTCTTCCGCGAGCAGGACGGAGTACTGATTTCAGGAGATGCTGTGATTACCGTAAAGCAGGACTCCATGTATAGGGTCTTTGTGCAAAAAGAGGAAATACAAGGCCCACCCCGCTACCTCACCACTGACTGGCAAGCTGCCTGGGACTCGGTGCGTAAACTGGAGGCGCTGCGGCCACAGGTAATCATCCCCGGGCATGGTACCTACATGGAAGGTGAAGAACTAACCAAAGGTCTCAGCAAACTAGCCGCCGAGTACGACACCATTGCCATACCTGACCATGGCAAGTTTGTAGACGGTAAAGAATAAACGGTGCAGCTGCCCGGCTGGCAGAAGTGTAATTGACCTGAGAAAAGGAGCTGCTTTCGGAGCAGCTCCTTTTTTCTTTATATAGCGCGAGCGTCCCCGCTCGTGACGAACTATAGTAGGGGCCTCTGGCCCATTGAGCTGCAAACTCAACATCAAAAGCTACAAGTTAAAAACTTGCGGCAAAATTAAAGCGGATGAACTGCAAAGGGCTCTTGGCTTCCCGCTCTTTCGGACATCCTTGTCAGGAAAAGCGAAGAAATTACATAGTATAAACCCGAGCTCCTCCCTAAGAAACCTTAACTATACCTGTCCGGCGAAAAGGCGTCGGTAAGGAATTGCGCCTTTTTCTGCAGCAACTGCTCGGCCAGGACTTTGCCTGTTGCCGGTGCCAGGCTCACACCCATCATACTATGCCCCGTACCAAACAGCACATTGCTCCAGCGCTGCGTAGCACCTATGTAAGGCAGGCCATCCGGTGAACAAGGGCGCAAACCACTCCATACTTTCTCCGCTTTAGGAAAGGTGGGGTGAAAGTTAGCGTAGTAATTGGAAATGGAGTCGAAAATACCCCGCACCCGCTGTTGGTTGATACTTTGGTCAGTACCCGTAATTTCCATCGTGCCGCCGAAACGCACCTGCTCGCCAAAGGGTGTTACGGCAACTTTCCGTTCGCAAAGAATGGCGGGCAGCTGTAGGGCCGGCTGATTTTGCTGCATGAAACTATAGCCCTTGCCTGAAAGCATGGGCAGGTAAATGCCCAGTTTGCTGGCTAACTGCCCGGACCAGGCCCCGGCACACACGATCAGCTGATCACAAGTAAAGTCGCCTTGGGTGGTAACGATGGATTGTACCCTGTCGCCTTTGATCTCAAACTTCAGTACCTGCGCATGCGATACTAGTTTCACTCCCTTTGCTACCAGATAGTCCTTTAGAAAACAATGCAGTTTGGCGGGGTCCAGGTGCGCATCGCCAGTAAAATGCACGGCCCCGCGCACGCCCAACTTTACATTTGGTTCGAGTTGCTGCGCTTCCTCCCGCGACAGCACCTTTGCCTCCAGTCCATGTTGGTTGGCCAAATGCGCCATTTCAATTTCTTCCCGCTCCATATCCGGGGTTCTGTACAGCATCAGCAGGCCTTTTTCTTCCAATCCAATCTGGGAATCGGGGTGCTGCAGCGCAAAATCCAGGTAGAGGCGCTTGCTCAGCAGGCTCAGGTTTTTCAGGTAGGGAATGCTGTGCTCGACATGCTTTTTGGTGGAGGCCCGGTAAAAGTGCAGGCACCACTGCAGCAAACGCCTGTCCAGCCGGGGGTGAATGTAAAAAGGACTGGTAGCGGAGAACATCCACTTCAGTCCTTTACTGATCATGCCCGGCGAAGCCAGCGGGACAATATGACTCGGCACGATCATGCCGGCGTTGCCTGTGGAACACCCCTGCTGCATGTCTCCCTGATCAAGCAGGGTAACCTCGAAGCCTTCTTCTGAGAGGTAGTAGGCCGTAAACAAGCCTACGATGCCCCCGCCGATTATCGTTACGTTGCTCATCATATTACCTGGAAACCGTGAACGTATGGGTCTTCATCATCAAAAAAGATGGTATTGTACCCGGTGATGATCGCCCATCCTTCGATGCCGGGGTAAATGGCCGGTTTGCCAGCCACTGTGGTTTCTTCTTCGATGGTGCCGGTGAACACGGAGCCGATGATACTTTCGTGGACAAACTTTTGCCCCGGCTTTAACTTACCCTTGGCGTACCACTGCGCCATTCTGGCTGAAGTGCCGGTGCCACAGGGTGAGCGGTCAATGGCTTTATCGCCGTAGAAAACCGCGTTGCGGGCCGTGGAAGTAGCAGCTAAGGGTTCGCCCGTCCAGAGGATATGTGAGAGGCCTTGGATAGCCGGGTTCTCGGGGTGCACGAAGGTATACTGCTCGTTCAGGCGCTGGCGCAGCACACGGCTCCAGGAAATAAGCTTATCAGCTGTATAGTTCTCTATCCCTTTAAAGTTTTCCTGGGGATCCACGATGGCGTAAAAATTACCGCCATAGGCCACATCCACTTTCAGTGCACCCAGTTCCGGGCATTCTACCGTCAGGTCTTCCGAATCCAAGTAGGCCGGCACGTTCGTCAGCTTCACCAATTTCACTTTGCTACCTTCCTGGGTATACTGCACGCGTACCAGGCCGGCCGGTGTCTCGAGGCGCAACTGACCGGGTACTTTGGGCGTGATGAGTCCTTCTTCCAACGCGATCGTGACCGTACCAATGGTGCCGTGCCCGCACATGGGCAGGCAGCCGCTGGTTTCGATGTAGAGCACGGACACATCGTTTTGCGGGTCGTGCGGCGGGTACAGAATGCTGCCCGACATCATGTCGTGGCCGCGTGGTTCGAACATCAGCCCTTTCCGGATCCAGTCGTACTCTCGGAGAAAGTGCAGGCGTTTTTCACTCATGTTGTGGCCCTGCAGCACAGGGCCGCCGCTTGCCACCAGGCGCACCGGGTTGCCGCAGGTATGGGCATCGATGCAAAAGAATGTTTTTCTGGCCATTTGTATACTTATAAACTGGCTTGGGAAAGTTTTCCGTTGAGGATGCGCCACAGGCCGTTGCGGTTTTCGTTCTGCAGCTCTACCGGCAACAGTGCCTGCGGAGCCGACTGAAACGTGACAGGCCGGGCAAAACGTTTGATGGCGTAGGTGCCCACCGACGTGCTGCGGCTGTCGGTCGTGGCCGGGAAAGGACCGCCGTGCGTCATGGCATGACTTACCTCCACCCCGGTTGGGACACCAGAAAATAAGAGTCGTCCGCATTTGTCGCGCAACACATCGGTGAGTGCTTGCTGTATTTCTTGTTCCTGATTTGAACCCCAGAGCGTGCAGGTCAACTGTCCCTGCAATGCTTTTGCTGCGGAAAGCAACTCGTCTGCGCTGTTATACTTTACAACGAGGGTAAAAGGGCCGAAGATTTCCTCCTGCAAAGCCGGGTTCTGCAACCACTGCGCGGCGCTGGTACTGGCCAAGGAGGCACGTCCTTCCAGCACGTCAGCTTCCTGCTGTACCAGTGCCTGCACCCCTTCCGCTTTCAGAAGCTTTTCGAGTCCCTTATAGTAGTTGTCGGCGATGCCGCCGTGCAGCATTTTGGCGGGGTTGGCAGTGGCAAGCTCTGCTTCAAGCGTTTCCATAAACTCCCCCGTTACCTCCGACTCCGGCACGAAAAGCAAGCCCGGACAGGTACAGAATTGGCCGGCTCCCAGTAACACCGATGCCGCCGCCTGATGTGCCAGCTCAGCCGTGTTCTCCTTCAGTTTTTCCGGAAGTATAAATACAGGGTTGGTGCTACCCATTTCGGCATACACCGGGATGGGTACTTCGCGCTGCATGGCCAGGTCAAAAATGGCTTTGCCGCCCTGATAAGATCCGGTAAAAGCAACAGCCTTTGTAGTGGGATGCTTTACCAGCTCCTGCCCTACTTCCACGCCGCCGCTTACATGCTGGAACACACCTGCCGGAAGCCCGTTTGCCTCAAGCGCCCGGGCGATGGCTTTATGAACTAACAGTGACGTTTTCGGGTGGCCCGGGTGCTCTTTATAAACCACGGTACAGCCAGCAGCAAGCGCGGAGGCCGTGTCGCCGCCCGCGGTGGAGAAGGCAAGCGGAAAGTTGCTGGCTCCGAACACCACCACAGGCCCGAGCGGCACGAGCATGCGGCGCAGGTCCGGACGCGGCAAAGGCTGGCGGTCGGGCAGAGCGGTGTCGATAGTGGCCTCCACCCAGGACCCCTCTTCTACCAAATCTGCGAACAGGCGCAACTGGTTGCAGGTGCGCCCGCGCTCGCCTGTCAGGCGGGCCTGCGGGAGATTGCTCTCCCGGCTGGCCGTATGCAACAGTTCATCCCCCAGCGCCTCAATAGCCTCAGCTATACTTCGCAGGAGCTGTGCCCGTTGTGCCGGAGAGGTTTTCTTGTATGATTCAAACGCCTGTTCGGCGTGTGCTAAAGCTTCGTTATACAGCATAGGCTTCTTCTTTAAAATTTGGCAGCTGTGGCCTTGTTTCAATTCCTTTTTGGATAATGGCGATTACGCTATCACGCTCTTCCCCGATCAGTGGCAGGCGGGGCGCACGCACATGTTCGCTGCCAATGCCTTCCAGCTGCTCGGCCAGCTTAATGTACTGCACCAGTTTCGGATGAATATCCAGTTCCAGCAGCGGCATAAACCAACGGTAGATTTCCAGTGCTTCCTGTGTTCTTCCTGCCTTGGCTAACTTAAACACGGCCATTGTTTCTTTCGGGAAAGCACACACCAGACCGGCCACCCAGCCATGCGCACCCATTAGCAGGCTTTCCAGGGCCAGGGTATCTACGCCACATAATATCTTGATGCGATCGCCGTAGCGGTTGAGCATGCGCGTAACGTTGGTCAGGTCGCGGGTAGATTCTTTTACGGCCTGTATGTTATCGTGAACGAGCAGTTCATCGAACATTTCCAGGGTAATGCTCCGCTTATAGTCTACGGGGTTGTTATAGATCATGATGGGCAGCGTGGTACTTTCGGCTACTGCCTTAAAGTAAGCGACCGTCTCGCGGTGATCGGAGTAATAGCGCATAGGTGGGAGCAGCATCAGGCCGCTGGCACCCATTTCTTCGGCTTCACGGGCACGGAGTATAGCTTCCTGCGTAGCGCCTTCGGCAATATTCATAATTACCGGCACCTTGCCTGCCACATAGGCAATGGCCCTGCGGGTCAGTTCCTGTTTTTCATCGGTGCGCAGTACGCTGGCTTCTCCCAGCGTGCCGCCCAGAATGATGCCGTCCACACCGGCTTCCAGCTGTGCATCTACGTTCTTAAAGAATGTATCGAAGTCAAGGCTACCATCGGCATGGAATTTTGTGGTAAGTGCAGGGAATACGCCGTTCCAGTTGATCATGATAAGAAGTGGTTTTGGTTCTATTTCAAAGGTATAGTATTGAACAGGCAAAATCCTGTACTGGATTAGTAATAACTAATAGAATATTGACCCATATTTTGCAAGTAATCCGGATATTAGCTAACATGGTACCAGCATGAAGGTCATCCCCTTTAAAATACCGAAGCCGAGCAAAGAGCTGATCCGCTACCAGGTGGACTGCCAGCCATACTTCTACGATAAACTGCACCAACATCCCGAAATACAGCTCAGCTGCATCCTGGAAGGTGAGGGAAAGCTGATCGTGGGCGACTATATTGGCCGCTTCGGGCCGGGCGACATTTTCCTGTTGGGCCAGAACGTGCCCCATGTGTTTCGGAGCGATGATGCCTACTATCAGCACGACGAAGCGCGGCAGAGCCACAGTATCATCCTGTTCTTCGACTTGCGTGCCTTTGGCGAGGCGTTTTGGGCAGCCGAAGAAATGCAGGAAGTAAAAGAGTTTTTTGAGCAACTGAG is a window of Pontibacter kalidii DNA encoding:
- a CDS encoding M1 family metallopeptidase — encoded protein: MKNNITRVSILCLILLCSFSAFAQKSEFTRQDTLRGSITPERAWWDLTYYHLSVQVNPADSTIQGMNTIQYKVLEPKQVMQVDMQAPMAIEKVMQDGKPLQFKREGNAYFVQLAKNQQTGAVDKVEVYFGGKPTVSTNPPWSGGITWKKDKNGNPFIANSNQGDGASMWWPCKDHMYDEPDSMLISVRVPDHLMDVSNGRLRKVEQHNDRTKTFHWFVSNPINNYGVNISIGDYAHFSEKYQGEKGVLDCDYYVLKENLDKAKVQFKDAPRTLQALEHWFGPYPFYEDGYKLVEVPYLGMEHQSAVTYGNGYQNGYRGRDLSGTGWGLKFDFIIIHESGHEWFANNITNKDVADMWIHESFTNYSENLFLDYHYGKEASSAYVIGTRMNIKNDRPIIGVYGVNKGGSGDMYYKGGNMLHTLRQIVNDDEKWRSILRGLNKEFYHQTVTTQQIENYLSQHVGRNLAPFFDQYLRDVRVPKLEYQVKGKKLNYRWSNAVDGFNMPVKVLVNGEEQWLEPATTWKEIKMRKKNAVIEVSNDFYVEAVAAK
- a CDS encoding S9 family peptidase, producing MFQLKLRNILLQLLLLLIFTATSLAQGNQNRQWLKAGNAYLQAEQGQLVKYTLPDVTSSVFLEKTALVPAGKTEPLKVRGFALSADEEKVLIYTNTQKVWRYDTRGDYWVYDLQTKQLRQLGAGRPESSLMFAKFSPDGGKVAYVSEHNIFVEDLQSGQQKQLTKDGTRKLINGTFDWAYEEEFSARDGFRWSPDSKRIAYWQLDATQVKDYIMFDMLDGVYAKVIPVEYPVAGEAPSPYKIGVVDIHNAATRWMEIPGNPSNTYLPRMEWAASADELIVQQLNRKQNESILYLCDAANGKAKPIYKEQDEAWIDIMPSWDNSYSYGGWDWLSGGKEFLWASEKDGWRHLYRVSRDGKKENLITKGNYDVMEIAGVDEMGGYVYFLASPDNATQQYLYRTRLNGKGKAERLTPASQPGTHTYTLSPNAKYAQHRFSNHYTKPVSEWVSLPNHKATGGESAVAKALATADKAASGVEFIKVKTADGVEMDAWMAKPANFDPKKKYPIVFYVYTEPAGQTVTDTYGAGQNNLYKGNMAEDGYLYVSVDNRGTPAPKGRDWRKSIYRKVGQLNISDQAAAAKELLKLPYVDAERVAVWGWSGGGSATLNLLFQHPDIYKTGISVAAVANQLTYDNIYQERYMGLPQENREDFVQGSPITHAKNLQGNLLYIHGTGDDNVHYNNAEQLINELIKYNKQFQFMPYPNRSHSISEGEGTNGHLSTLFTNYLKQYCPPGGR
- a CDS encoding MBL fold metallo-hydrolase; translation: MDTSMQQSDDNKFIPMTSISSGIGREVRPDVYYYTNQIVNFVLVGDPFREDWVLIDAGMPKCASEVKQVFEDRFGKHNKPAAIILTHGHFDHVGSLVGLLEAWGNVPVYAHPLEFPFLTGQQAYPEPDTTVEGGMLAKISSIYPHEPINISGANLLPLPEDGSVPHMPGWGWVFTPGHSPGHVAFFREQDGVLISGDAVITVKQDSMYRVFVQKEEIQGPPRYLTTDWQAAWDSVRKLEALRPQVIIPGHGTYMEGEELTKGLSKLAAEYDTIAIPDHGKFVDGKE
- a CDS encoding NAD(P)/FAD-dependent oxidoreductase, whose amino-acid sequence is MSNVTIIGGGIVGLFTAYYLSEEGFEVTLLDQGDMQQGCSTGNAGMIVPSHIVPLASPGMISKGLKWMFSATSPFYIHPRLDRRLLQWCLHFYRASTKKHVEHSIPYLKNLSLLSKRLYLDFALQHPDSQIGLEEKGLLMLYRTPDMEREEIEMAHLANQHGLEAKVLSREEAQQLEPNVKLGVRGAVHFTGDAHLDPAKLHCFLKDYLVAKGVKLVSHAQVLKFEIKGDRVQSIVTTQGDFTCDQLIVCAGAWSGQLASKLGIYLPMLSGKGYSFMQQNQPALQLPAILCERKVAVTPFGEQVRFGGTMEITGTDQSINQQRVRGIFDSISNYYANFHPTFPKAEKVWSGLRPCSPDGLPYIGATQRWSNVLFGTGHSMMGVSLAPATGKVLAEQLLQKKAQFLTDAFSPDRYS
- a CDS encoding 4-hydroxyproline epimerase — encoded protein: MARKTFFCIDAHTCGNPVRLVASGGPVLQGHNMSEKRLHFLREYDWIRKGLMFEPRGHDMMSGSILYPPHDPQNDVSVLYIETSGCLPMCGHGTIGTVTIALEEGLITPKVPGQLRLETPAGLVRVQYTQEGSKVKLVKLTNVPAYLDSEDLTVECPELGALKVDVAYGGNFYAIVDPQENFKGIENYTADKLISWSRVLRQRLNEQYTFVHPENPAIQGLSHILWTGEPLAATSTARNAVFYGDKAIDRSPCGTGTSARMAQWYAKGKLKPGQKFVHESIIGSVFTGTIEEETTVAGKPAIYPGIEGWAIITGYNTIFFDDEDPYVHGFQVI
- a CDS encoding aldehyde dehydrogenase (NADP(+)), whose protein sequence is MLYNEALAHAEQAFESYKKTSPAQRAQLLRSIAEAIEALGDELLHTASRESNLPQARLTGERGRTCNQLRLFADLVEEGSWVEATIDTALPDRQPLPRPDLRRMLVPLGPVVVFGASNFPLAFSTAGGDTASALAAGCTVVYKEHPGHPKTSLLVHKAIARALEANGLPAGVFQHVSGGVEVGQELVKHPTTKAVAFTGSYQGGKAIFDLAMQREVPIPVYAEMGSTNPVFILPEKLKENTAELAHQAAASVLLGAGQFCTCPGLLFVPESEVTGEFMETLEAELATANPAKMLHGGIADNYYKGLEKLLKAEGVQALVQQEADVLEGRASLASTSAAQWLQNPALQEEIFGPFTLVVKYNSADELLSAAKALQGQLTCTLWGSNQEQEIQQALTDVLRDKCGRLLFSGVPTGVEVSHAMTHGGPFPATTDSRSTSVGTYAIKRFARPVTFQSAPQALLPVELQNENRNGLWRILNGKLSQASL
- a CDS encoding dihydrodipicolinate synthase family protein, whose translation is MNWNGVFPALTTKFHADGSLDFDTFFKNVDAQLEAGVDGIILGGTLGEASVLRTDEKQELTRRAIAYVAGKVPVIMNIAEGATQEAILRAREAEEMGASGLMLLPPMRYYSDHRETVAYFKAVAESTTLPIMIYNNPVDYKRSITLEMFDELLVHDNIQAVKESTRDLTNVTRMLNRYGDRIKILCGVDTLALESLLMGAHGWVAGLVCAFPKETMAVFKLAKAGRTQEALEIYRWFMPLLELDIHPKLVQYIKLAEQLEGIGSEHVRAPRLPLIGEERDSVIAIIQKGIETRPQLPNFKEEAYAV